The following are encoded in a window of Streptomyces sp. SAT1 genomic DNA:
- a CDS encoding phenylacetate--CoA ligase family protein encodes MFTVFNEELDRLAREIRDRHQAFAARRWSDADLADHQLREFRSTLAYVKDRSPFYASRLAAVDPDSIRSLAPEHLAGVPFTTKDDLRNEFDKVLSLPLSKAWIFYETTGTTGRSTPCPRDNTDSLHNNTALTVYYDTVFRQFGDEQVIGVSGPTELHAFGDTFGDVCRNLGHAVAKMWPHSPMVGYDRALETLRVLPATGLFSTPGMALSLAKKAYAAGLHPRRDFRLDVLMCTGELASPSLLENIGEVWGAKVYNALYASQEASVMGASGADGALYTAPLLNFYEVIDPDTARAVEPGPDGVRTGELVVTALYRGSKPLVRYRTGDLVRLAPASAGRTLPAPVLEVLGRTRDTLSIGGHRISGYDLEELLLSLPRGYLDYQVVIDAVDGQDELTLHLETPPDGEGVRVDEAAVAALVRERLDVPLRFAYGPLGSVTTTGAMVSWKAARVEDRRTAAPDEERAAALGVAGGRAQ; translated from the coding sequence ATGTTCACCGTCTTCAACGAAGAACTCGACCGGCTCGCCCGCGAGATACGCGACCGCCACCAGGCGTTCGCTGCGCGCCGCTGGAGCGACGCCGACCTGGCCGACCACCAACTGAGGGAATTCCGCAGCACGCTGGCGTACGTCAAGGACAGGTCCCCCTTCTACGCGAGCCGCCTGGCGGCGGTGGACCCGGACTCCATCCGCTCCCTCGCCCCCGAGCATCTGGCCGGCGTGCCGTTCACCACCAAGGACGACCTGCGCAACGAGTTCGACAAGGTGCTCTCGCTCCCGCTGTCCAAGGCCTGGATCTTCTACGAGACCACCGGCACCACCGGCCGCAGCACACCGTGCCCGCGGGACAACACCGACTCGCTGCACAACAACACGGCGCTGACCGTGTACTACGACACCGTCTTCCGGCAGTTCGGCGACGAGCAGGTGATCGGCGTCTCCGGGCCGACCGAACTGCACGCCTTCGGCGACACCTTCGGCGACGTCTGCCGCAACCTGGGCCACGCGGTCGCCAAGATGTGGCCGCACTCGCCGATGGTCGGCTACGACCGCGCCCTGGAGACCCTGCGCGTCCTGCCCGCCACCGGCCTGTTCAGCACGCCCGGCATGGCCCTGTCCCTGGCGAAGAAGGCGTACGCGGCCGGACTGCACCCGCGCCGGGACTTCCGCCTCGACGTCCTGATGTGCACCGGCGAACTCGCCTCCCCGAGCCTCCTGGAGAACATCGGCGAGGTGTGGGGCGCCAAGGTCTACAACGCCCTGTACGCCTCGCAGGAGGCCTCGGTGATGGGCGCGTCCGGCGCCGACGGCGCGCTGTACACGGCCCCGCTGCTCAACTTCTACGAGGTGATCGACCCGGACACCGCCCGCGCGGTCGAGCCGGGACCCGACGGCGTGCGCACCGGCGAGCTCGTCGTCACCGCGCTCTACCGGGGCAGCAAGCCCCTGGTCCGCTACCGCACCGGCGACCTGGTCCGGCTCGCCCCCGCCTCCGCCGGGCGCACCCTGCCCGCGCCCGTCCTGGAGGTGCTCGGCCGGACCCGCGACACCCTGTCGATCGGCGGCCACCGGATCAGCGGCTACGACCTGGAGGAACTGCTGCTGTCGCTGCCCCGCGGCTACCTCGACTACCAGGTCGTCATCGACGCGGTGGACGGGCAGGACGAGCTGACCCTGCACCTGGAGACACCGCCCGACGGCGAGGGCGTGCGCGTCGACGAGGCGGCCGTCGCCGCCCTGGTGCGCGAACGGCTCGACGTCCCGCTCCGGTTCGCCTACGGCCCGCTCGGCTCGGTCACCACGACCGGCGCCATGGTGAGCTGGAAGGCGGCGCGGGTGGAGGACCGGCGCACCGCGGCACCGGACGAGGAGCGCGCCGCCGCCCTCGGCGTGGCCGGCGGGAGGGCCCAGTGA
- a CDS encoding prephenate dehydratase domain-containing protein — MIQTAGWIDTALSSGPEIEAIGTLGPAGTSSEQAALYLWADRGLGGPPGIRLYGTYEEAGTALREGAVSHVVIANAYASVHSFYMDPSLRFAGAFLFDTPDYGIAVSPGHRIPDAARIATHPAPVALVRELLPDAYSVAEIRYATSTSAAAGQARRRETDLALTTRPAAKAHALEFISRTRPIRMLWSVFTLADPDA, encoded by the coding sequence ATGATTCAGACAGCGGGATGGATAGACACCGCCCTGTCCTCGGGACCAGAGATCGAGGCCATCGGGACCCTGGGACCCGCCGGCACCAGCAGCGAGCAGGCGGCCCTGTACCTCTGGGCGGACCGCGGCCTGGGCGGACCGCCCGGCATCCGGCTCTACGGCACCTACGAGGAGGCCGGCACGGCGCTGCGCGAGGGCGCCGTCAGCCATGTCGTCATCGCCAACGCGTACGCGTCGGTGCACAGCTTCTACATGGACCCGTCGCTGCGGTTCGCGGGGGCGTTCCTCTTCGACACCCCGGACTACGGCATCGCCGTCTCCCCGGGGCACCGCATCCCCGACGCCGCCCGGATCGCCACCCACCCGGCGCCGGTCGCCCTCGTCCGGGAACTCCTCCCGGACGCCTACTCGGTGGCGGAGATCCGCTACGCCACCTCCACCAGCGCGGCGGCCGGCCAGGCCCGCCGCAGGGAGACCGACCTGGCGCTCACCACGCGCCCGGCGGCCAAGGCCCACGCCCTGGAGTTCATCTCCCGCACCCGGCCGATCCGCATGCTCTGGTCGGTCTTCACCCTCGCCGACCCGGACGCCTGA
- a CDS encoding ornithine cyclodeaminase family protein, translating into MLLIDRATVRELYPVERALPVMAEAMRRYSGGLAELPLRTILRPEKDSGLLGTMPGFVAGDDLAGYGLKAMMLKPENPARGLDLHVGVVMVFDPATGAPLALMDAGAVTAVRTAAVSAVATEALARPDAGDLAVLGSGVQARSHLEAMRLVRTLRRVRVWSRSAEHAEDYRAWAAKELGIEVETADTPALALAGADLVCTTTAAREPVVEAADLAPGVHVNAVGASFADHRELSSRAVADASFFVDSRESALAESGDLRGPLTEGLVGPDHIRAELGEVLLGTRPGRAEPTEITVFKSLGLGVQDIMSGFAVAREAAARGLGRTVTLD; encoded by the coding sequence ATGCTCCTGATCGACCGTGCCACCGTGCGCGAGCTGTACCCGGTCGAGCGCGCCCTGCCGGTGATGGCGGAGGCCATGCGCCGCTACAGCGGCGGCCTGGCGGAACTGCCGCTGCGGACCATCCTGAGGCCCGAGAAGGACAGCGGTCTGCTGGGCACCATGCCGGGCTTCGTCGCCGGGGACGACCTGGCGGGCTACGGGCTGAAGGCGATGATGCTCAAGCCCGAGAACCCGGCCCGCGGCCTGGACCTGCACGTCGGGGTCGTCATGGTCTTCGACCCGGCGACCGGTGCCCCGCTGGCCCTGATGGACGCCGGCGCGGTGACCGCCGTACGGACGGCGGCCGTCTCCGCCGTCGCCACCGAGGCGCTGGCGCGGCCGGACGCCGGGGACCTCGCGGTGCTCGGCTCCGGGGTGCAGGCGCGCAGCCACCTGGAGGCCATGCGCCTGGTCAGGACGCTGCGCCGGGTCCGGGTGTGGAGCCGCAGCGCCGAGCACGCCGAGGACTACCGGGCGTGGGCGGCGAAGGAGCTGGGCATCGAGGTGGAGACCGCGGACACCCCGGCGCTGGCCCTGGCCGGGGCCGACCTCGTCTGCACCACGACGGCGGCCAGGGAGCCCGTCGTCGAGGCCGCCGACCTCGCGCCCGGCGTCCATGTCAACGCCGTGGGGGCCTCCTTCGCCGACCACCGGGAGCTGTCCTCCCGGGCCGTGGCGGACGCCTCCTTCTTCGTCGACAGCCGGGAGTCGGCGCTCGCCGAGTCCGGGGACCTGCGGGGGCCGCTCACCGAGGGCCTGGTGGGACCGGACCACATCCGGGCCGAGCTGGGCGAGGTGCTGCTCGGCACCCGGCCCGGCCGCGCCGAACCCACCGAGATCACCGTCTTCAAATCGCTCGGCCTCGGCGTGCAGGACATCATGTCCGGCTTCGCCGTCGCCCGCGAGGCCGCGGCCCGCGGACTGGGCCGGACCGTCACGCTCGACTGA
- a CDS encoding DUF2000 domain-containing protein, which produces MSAKYEKCAFVVEQDLAAGLAMNTVAALSMSVGRFVDGIIGDAVKDGDGEAHTGITAIPLPILKGAAADLRDIVLKAAGLPDVFVADFTAVAQSSRSYDEYIRRTADLGTAELPYIGVAVCGSRSAVNKLTGSLPLYR; this is translated from the coding sequence GTGAGTGCCAAGTACGAGAAGTGCGCCTTTGTCGTCGAACAGGACCTCGCCGCGGGGCTCGCGATGAACACCGTGGCGGCTCTCTCGATGTCCGTGGGGCGGTTCGTGGACGGAATCATCGGCGATGCCGTCAAGGACGGCGACGGCGAGGCGCACACCGGTATCACGGCCATTCCGCTGCCCATTCTGAAGGGCGCGGCGGCGGACCTGCGGGACATCGTGCTGAAGGCGGCCGGCCTGCCCGACGTCTTCGTGGCCGACTTCACCGCGGTCGCCCAGTCGTCACGGAGCTACGACGAGTACATCCGCCGGACCGCCGACCTGGGCACCGCCGAGCTGCCCTACATCGGCGTGGCCGTCTGCGGCAGCAGGAGCGCGGTGAACAAGCTCACCGGAAGCCTGCCGCTGTACCGCTGA
- a CDS encoding branched-chain amino acid transaminase has translation MTSAVAADSGKATPALAALAYHDGEFVPLERAQVPVTTQALQYGTGVFEGIRAYAQADGGLAVFRGHDHYLRFLRSARTLRIRLEPDARELCALTAELLRRIGADTDMYIRPLAYKRALLPGTPPGVQLTGVSDALSVNAFRMGSYTDRGGIRVAISSWRRPESAVLPVRAKVTGGYVNNALAVDEARAAGYDDAILLNSRGQVAEASTSNVFAVVRGRLVTPPVTADLLEGITRDTAVTLAADLLDVPTDFHDLGREDLCLADEVFLTGTGAEIVPVTEIAGRPVGDGVPGPLTTALTAAYHEVVRGKDQRYRHWLQSVGPGTG, from the coding sequence GTGACCAGTGCCGTGGCAGCCGACAGCGGCAAGGCGACGCCCGCCCTGGCGGCCCTGGCCTACCACGACGGGGAGTTCGTCCCCCTGGAGCGGGCCCAGGTGCCCGTCACCACGCAGGCCCTCCAGTACGGCACCGGTGTCTTCGAGGGCATCCGCGCCTACGCGCAGGCGGACGGCGGCCTGGCCGTCTTCCGCGGCCACGACCACTACCTGCGCTTCCTGCGCAGCGCGCGGACCCTGCGCATCCGGCTGGAGCCGGACGCGCGGGAGCTGTGCGCGCTGACGGCGGAGCTGCTGCGCCGGATCGGCGCGGACACCGACATGTACATCCGCCCGCTGGCGTACAAGCGCGCGCTGCTGCCCGGGACACCGCCCGGTGTCCAGCTCACGGGCGTCTCGGACGCGCTGTCGGTCAACGCGTTCCGGATGGGGTCCTACACCGACCGCGGTGGCATCCGGGTCGCGATCAGCTCGTGGCGCAGGCCGGAGTCGGCCGTGCTCCCGGTCCGCGCCAAGGTCACCGGCGGCTACGTCAACAACGCGCTCGCCGTGGACGAGGCCCGCGCCGCCGGGTACGACGACGCGATCCTGCTCAACAGCCGCGGCCAGGTGGCGGAGGCCAGCACGTCCAACGTGTTCGCCGTCGTCCGCGGCCGGCTGGTCACCCCGCCCGTCACGGCCGACCTCCTGGAGGGCATCACCCGGGACACCGCCGTCACCCTGGCGGCCGACCTGCTGGACGTACCGACCGACTTCCACGACCTGGGCCGCGAGGACCTGTGTCTGGCCGACGAGGTGTTCCTCACCGGCACGGGCGCGGAGATCGTCCCCGTGACCGAGATCGCCGGCCGCCCCGTCGGGGACGGCGTCCCCGGACCGCTCACCACCGCCCTGACGGCCGCCTACCACGAGGTCGTCCGCGGCAAGGACCAGCGCTACCGCCATTGGCTCCAGAGCGTCGGCCCCGGCACGGGCTGA